Proteins co-encoded in one Prunus persica cultivar Lovell chromosome G6, Prunus_persica_NCBIv2, whole genome shotgun sequence genomic window:
- the LOC18775608 gene encoding putative pentatricopeptide repeat-containing protein At1g12700, mitochondrial, with translation MLKMMIRTTTAATSSSCYCWNSRGMNCLHSNSSFLVFVNNYFAFFHSQPSKPIKSTRTQLEQPKRDLPKITNVEDAFNVFDRMLQMRPLPSVVRFNKFLGQVAKLKHYSAVISFYNQMVVSRIGHDVCILTILINCYCHLNQMGFSLSVLGKFFKLGLEPNVFTFTTLINGFLLENRVAEAAGIFNKMIAGGNCQPNVVTYGTLVKGFCMKGNNSAAIQLLRKMEEGACKPDLVVYSTIIDSLCKDTLVDDALNFFSEMMCKGISPDVITYNSLLNGVCKLGEWKEAARLLNDMVGKNIFPDVCTFSVLVDTFCKEGMAGEAEGVVEMMIERDIEPDRVTYNSLMDGYCLRGEMSKAGKVFKLMLSKGSMVDVVCCNTLINGYCKHKMMDEAMMLLREMTCKGLVPDIVTYNTLVDSCCKVGKLGDAQQLFSEMQACGQLPDVQTYAILLDGLCKNQQISTAIQLFKEMEGKKLDADIVIYTILIEGLCIAEKIESAKELFCSLSSRGLQPNVRTYTIMINGLCIGGLTSEAEKLLIEMEEKGCSPNGWTYNVIIRGFINNNETVTVTGLIQQMVEKGFSADAWTTELIVDLLVKDKVDPALLPLMQKENYELNLPQLKLNRSSDHPNKH, from the coding sequence ATGCTGAAGATGATGATACGGACTACAACTGCTgctacttcttcttcttgttattgCTGGAACAGCAGAGGTATGAATTGTCTTCACTCTAACTCCAGTTTTCTCGTTTTCGTCAACAATTACTTTGCTTTCTTTCACTCTCAACCTTCGAAACCGATCAAATCTACAAGAACCCAACTAGAGCAGCCAAAAAGAGACTTACCCAAAATCACAAATGTTGAGGATGCTTTCAATGTGTTCGATAGAATGCTTCAAATGCGCCCTCTGCCTTCTGTTGTCCGTTTCAATAAATTCTTGGGTCAAGTtgcaaaattgaaacattaCTCGGCCGTCATCTCATTCTATAACCAAATGGTTGTGTCGAGAATTGGACATGATGTTTGTATCCTAACCATTCTCATAAATTGTTATTGTCATCTAAACCAAATGGGGTTTAGTTTATCTGTACTGGGAAAATTCTTCAAACTTGGTCTTGAACCAAATGTCTTTACCTTCACCACTCTAATCAACGGCTTTCTTCTCGAGAATAGAGTGGCGGAGGCAGCAggaattttcaacaaaatgatTGCGGGAGGTAATTGTCAGCCTAATGTGGTTACTTATGGCACACTAGTTAAGGGCTTTTGCATGAAAGGTAACAACAGTGCAGCTATTCAATTGCTTAGGAAGATGGAGGAAGGAGCTTGCAAGCCTGACCTAGTTGTCTATAGCACAATCATCGACAGTCTTTGTAAGGATACACTAGTTGATGATGCATTAAACTTCTTCTCAGAAATGATGTGCAAGGGTATTTCCCCAGATGTCATTACCTATAACTCTTTGCTTAATGGAGTTTGCAAATTAGGTGAGTGGAAAGAAGCTGCAAGGTTGTTGAATGACATGGTGGGTAAAAATATCTTTCCAGATGTGTGCACATTCAGTGTCTTGGTAGACACATTTTGTAAGGAGGGGATGGCTGGGGAAGCAGAAGGCGTGGTCGAAATGATGATTGAAAGAGATATTGAACCTGATAGGGTTACATACAATTCACTTATGGATGGTTACTGTTTGCGAGGAGAAATGAGCAAGGCTGGAAAAGTTTTTAAACTAATGCTTAGCAAGGGATCGATGGTTGATGTTGTTTGTTGCAACACATTGATAAATGGATATTGTAAGCATAAGATGATGGATGAGGCCATGATGCTACTTCGGGAAATGACTTGTAAGGGACTGGTTCCGGATATCGTTACTTATAACACTCTTGTTGACAGTTGTTGCAAAGTGGGGAAATTAGGTGATGCACAACAGTTGTTCTCAGAGATGCAAGCTTGTGGTCAACTTCCAGATGTTCAAACTTATGCTATTCTGCTGGATGGCCTGTGTAAAAACCAACAAATTTCTACAGCAATCCAACTGTTTAAAGAGATGGAAGGCAAGAAGTTGGATGCAGATATTGTGATTTACACTATTCTTATTGAAGGTTTGTGCATAgctgaaaaaattgaatctgCAAAGGAACTCTTTTGTAGTTTATCATCAAGAGGGCTTCAACCGAATGTAAGGACATATACCATAATGATTAATGGACTCTGTATTGGGGGCCTAACAAGTGAAGCAGAAAAGCTGCTTATCGAAATGGAAGAGAAAGGTTGTTCTCCAAATGGTTGGACCTACAACGTAATTATTCGAGGGTTTATCAATAACAATGAGACAGTAACGGTGACAGGACTTATTCAAcaaatggtggagaagggtTTCTCAGCAGATGCATGGACTACAGAATTGATAGTTGATCTATTGGTTAAAGATAAAGTAGATCCTGCATTGTTGCCATTGATGCAAAAAGAGAATTATGAACTTAATTTGCCTCAGTTAAAGTTGAACAGATCTTCTGACCATCCCAATAAACATTGA
- the LOC18773349 gene encoding probable NOT transcription complex subunit VIP2 produces MSGLLNSSLNGSGSNLPDSSGRFATSFSGQSGAASPVFHHTGTIQGIHTFMEASMSQHAGTLTSRNSNVKLSHGSSHGHSGVTNRGGISVVGNPGFSSSTNGIGGSIPGILPTSAAIGNRNAVPGLGVSPILGNAGPRITSSMGNMVGGGNIGRSISSGGGLSVPGLASRLNLSANSGSGSLTVQGQNRLMSSVLPQGSPQVISMLGNSYPNAGGPLSQSHVQVNNLSSMGMLNDVNSNDSSPFDINDFPQLTSRPSSAGGPQGQLGSLRKQGLGVSPIVQQNQEFSIQNEDFPALPGFKGGNAEYGMDIHQKEQLHDNTVSMMQSQHFSMGRSTGFNLGGTYSSHRPQQQQQHAPSVSSSGVSFSQVNNQDLLHLHGSDIFPSSHSTYHSQTSGPPGIGLRPLNSANTVSGMGSYDQLIQQYQQHQNQSQFRLQQMSAVNQSFRDQGMKSMQTSQSAPDPFGLLGLLSVIRMSDPDLTSLALGIDLTTLGLNLNSTENLHKTFGSPWSDEPAKGDPEFSVPQCYYAKQPPALHQGYFSKFSVETLFYIFYSMPKDEAQLYAANELNNRGWFYHKEHRLWFIRVPNMEPLVKTNTYERGSYHCFDPNTFETIRKDNFVLQYEALEKRPVLPQH; encoded by the exons ATGTCGGGGTTACTTAAT TCTTCTCTAAACGGATCAGGCTCAAATCTTCCAGACAGTAGTGGGCGATTTGCCACATCTTTCTCTGGTCAGTCTGGTGCCGCTTCTCCTGTTTTTCATCACACAG GAACTATTCAGGGGATTCATACATTCATGGAAGCTTCAATGTCCCAACATGCAGGTACATTAACATCAAGAAACTCCAACGTTAAA TTATCTCATGGAAGCTCCCATGGACATTCGGGAGTCACTAATAGAGGGGGTATAAGTGTAGTAGGAAACCCTGGATTTAGTAGTAGCACAAATGGAATTGGCGGTTCTATTCCTGGGATTCTCCCTACATCTGCTGCAATTGGTAACCGGAATGCTGTTCCAGGATTGGGTGTCTCCCCAATTTTGGGAAATGCAGGTCCTCGGATTACGAGTTCTATGGGAAACATGGTTGGTGGGGGCAACATTGGGAGGAGTATCAGCTCTGGTGGAGGCTTGTCAGTGCCTGGTCTCGCTTCTCGTCTAAATTTAAGTGCAAATAGTGGATCTGGAAGTTTAACCGTCCAAGGGCAGAATCGCTTGATGAGTAGTGTGCTACCACAAG GGTCTCCACAGGTAATTTCGATGCTAGGAAATTCCTATCCTAATGCTGGAGGTCCACTTTCTCAAAGCCACGTACAAGTGAATAATTTGAGCTCTATGGGAATGTTGAATGATGTGAATTCTAATGACAGTTCTCCTTTTGACATCAATGATTTCCCTCAATTAACAAGTCGTCCTAGTTCTGCAGGAGGGCCTCAAGGGCAATTGG GTTCACTGCGAAAACAAGGTCTTGGTGTTAGTCCTATTGTTCAACAGAATCAAGAGTTCAGCATCCAAAATGAAGATTTTCCGGCTTTGCCGGGATTTAAAG GTGGTAATGCTGAATATGGGATGGATATTCACCAGAAAGAGCAACTTCATGACAATACTGTGTCGATGATGCAATCTCAGCACTTCTCA ATGGGAAGGTCCACTGGATTTAACTTGGGGGGGACTTATTCTTCTCATCGTCCccaacagcaacaacaacatgcTCCATCAGTCAGCAGTAGTGGTGTCTCCTTTTCGCAAGTAAACAATCAGGATCTTCTCCATTTGCATGGTTCAGACATATTCCCATCATCACATTCAACGTATCACTCACAG ACTAGTGGACCTCCTGGAATTGGATTAAGACCTCTAAATTCTGCAAATACAGTTTCTGGTATGGGTTCGTATGACCAGCTTATCCAGCAGTATCAACAACACCAAAATCAATCCCAGTTTCGCCTGCAGCAGATGTCAGCTGTCAATCAATCATTTAGAGATCAGGGAATGAAATCAATGCAGACATCGCAATCGGCTCCAGACCCATTTGGTTTGCTTGGGTTGTTAAGTGTGATAAGGATGAGTGATCCTGATCTAACATCCCTTGCACTTGGGATTGATTTGACTACGCTTGGGTTAAACTTGAATTCAACAGAAAATCTGCACAAGACTTTTGGTTCTCCATGGTCTGACGAGCCAGCTAAGGGTGATCCAGAGTTTAGTGTTCCACAATGTTATTATGCTAAACAACCGCCTGCACTACAT CAAGGGTATTTTTCAAAGTTTTCCGTGGAAACGTTGTTTTATATCTTTTACAG CATGCCCAAAGATGAAGCGCAACTATATGCTGCCAATGAACT CAATAATAGAGGCTGGTTTTATCACAAGGAGCATCGTCTATGGTTCATAAGGGTACCCAACATGGAGCCACTCGTCAAGACAAACACGTATGAGAGAGGATCTTATCACTGCTTTGATCCTAACACATTTGAAACGATCCGAAAG GATAATTTTGTCTTGCAGTACGAGGCATTGGAGAAGAGACCAGTCTTACCGCAGCATTGA
- the LOC18772037 gene encoding E3 UFM1-protein ligase 1 homolog — MDDELLELQRQFEFAQQAKSSIRLSDRNVVELVQKLQELHIIDFELLHTVSGKEYITPDQLRHEILAEVSKLGRVSVIDLADTTGVDLYHVEKQAQRIVSDDPGLMLIQGEIISQSYWDSIAEEVNDRLQECSQIALAELAAQLHVSSEMVASVLEPRLGTVVKGRLEGGQLYTPAYVARVTAMVRGAARGITVPTNLSVLWSSLQQLLQEMDGASGVAVEGSFFQSLFNGLVKEGEILGSLRAGVHWTPNVFASAQKESIDSFFSQNSFISYEVLHKLRIPQPIQFLQSRYPEGMPLVTTFVHPSMIEMLDAATEDALERSSWIDSLSMLPMSFGSQDASKLLSLCPSIQQGLKSDKAKIFGESYVFSNGFIKDVYDRLEKEMETFNVSGASGTVVSDDLRETKAGHDTSRLTESTENVSDSSGNKQAMEKGSKKKKSKGAGNMMTGPAENELDNQDRAPTKSKKNQRKGKNISSEQVAESKAAAKLVKIKEENLNIPSEDWVMKKIATLVPDFEEQGLDDPQTILRPLANYLRPMLINSWKERRKALFSENAERMKQLLDSLQKKFDESFLNMQLYEKALDLFEDDQSTSVILHRHLLRTTATTIVDMLLQNLDVHNKLKNGDEVAEPQISESISLNPGERTSIAKTLPGSLSNKALAVVEALEGKRVETFMTALRDIAEESGLLLKKLDKKLERTLLHAYQKDLVSQVSAEMDPVSLLAKVVSLIYVQVHHKALQAPGRAIAVAVSRLKDKLDDSAHKILTDYQTATVTLLALISAASGDGEDCTSDRILNKRELLENQMTALKGLVLGTSKS; from the exons ATGGACGACGAATTGCTGGAATTGCAGAGGCAATTCGAGTTCGCACAGCAGGCGAAATCGAGCATCAGATTATCCGATCGAAACGTCGTCGAATTGGTCCAGAAGCTTCAGGAGCTCCACATCATCGACTTCGAGCTCCTCCACACCGTCTCCGGCAAAGAATACATTACTCCC GATCAACTGAGGCATGAAATATTGGCGGAGGTTAGTAAATTAGGGCGTGTTTCGGTGATTGACCTTGCGGACACAACCGGGGTTGATTTGTATCATGTTGAGAAGCAAGCTCAACGTATTGTTTCGGATGATCCGGGGCTTATGTTGATTCAAGGGGAAATAATATCGCAGTCGTATTGGGATTCTATTGCCGAAGAAGTCAATGACAGGCTTCAAGAATGTAGCCAAATTGCTTTGGCAGAACTTGCAGCTCAGTTACATGTCAGTTCAGAAATGGTGGCATCTGTGTTGGAGCCCCGCCTTGGGACTGTG GTGAAAGGTAGGCTTGAAGGTGGGCAGTTGTATACTCCTGCATATGTTGCACGTGTTACTGCCATGGTTCGTGGTGCTGCCAGGGGTATCACAGTTCCCACCAACTTATCAGTGTTGTGGAGTTCTTTACAACAGTTGCTGCAAGAAATGGATGGAGCCAGTGGTGTGGCTGTTGAAGGTTCATTTTTCCAATCCCTGTTTAATGGGCTTGTAAAGGAGGGCGAGATTCTTGGATCACTTCGAGCTGGAGTTCATTGGACACCGAAT GTCTTTGCCAGTGCTCAAAAGGAATCAAttgattctttcttttcacAG AATTCTTTCATTAGCTATGAAGTTCTGCACAAACTTAGAATTCCTCAACCTATTCAGTTCTTGCAG TCTAGATATCCGGAAGGTATGCCTTTGGTTACTACATTTGTTCACCCCTCGATGATTGAGATGCTTGATGCTGCTACTGAAGATGCTCTTGAGCGTAGTAGTTG GATTGATTCTCTCTCTATGCTGCCGATGTCCTTTGGGTCTCAAGATGCATCTAAACTTTTGTCCCTTTGTCCTTCCATTCAGCAGGGTCTTAAG TCTGataaagcaaaaatatttGGGGAGTCTTATGTATTTAGCAATGGTTTTATCAAG GATGTGTATGATCGCCTGGAGAAAGAAATGGAAACCTTTAATGTTTCAGGTGCTTCTGGTACCGTGGTGTCAGATGATTTGCGCGAGACAAAAGCTGGTCATGACACAAGCAGGTTGACTGAGTCAACTGAAAATGTTAGTGATAGCAGCGGTAATAAACAGGCCATGGAGAAAggatccaaaaagaaaaagagcaaaGGGGCTGGGAATATGATGACAGGTCCAGCTGAGAATGAGCTGGATAACCAGGACCGTGCTCCTACGAAAtctaagaaaaatcaaaggaaaGGCAAGAATATCTCTTCCGAACAAGTTGCAGAGTCAAAAGCAGCTGCTAAGTTGGTAAAAATCAAAGAGGAAAATCTCAACATTCCTTCAGAAGATTGGGTAATGAAGAAGATTGCAACATTGGTACCTGATTTTGAAGAACAAG GTCTCGATGATCCTCAAACAATTCTAAGACCTCTGGCAAACTATTTGAGACCTATGCTAATCAACTCTTGGAAGGAGAGAAGAAAGGCATTGTTTTCAGAAAATGCAGAGAGAATGAAGCAATTGCTTGATAGTttgcaaaagaaatttgatgAG TCTTTCTTAAACATGCAGCTTTATGAAAAGGCTTTAGATTTGTTTGAAGATGACCAATCAACTTCA GTCATTTTGCACCGGCATCTGTTAAGAACAACAGCTACTACTATTGTTGACatgcttcttcaaaatttg GACGTGCacaacaaattgaagaacGGAGATGAAGTTGCAGAGCCTCAGATTTCAGAATCTATTTCCCTTAATCCTGGAGAAAGAACTTCCATT GCCAAGACTCTTCCTGGATCTCTTTCAAATAAAGCTCTTGCTGTAGTTGAAGCTTTGGAAGGAAAG CGGGTGGAAACATTTATGACTGCTCTAAGAGACATTGCAGAAGAGAG CGGCTTGCTCTTGAAAAAGCTGGACAAGAAATTGGAAAGAACACTTCTGCATGCATATCAAAAG GATTTGGTGTCTCAAGTTTCTGCTGAGATGGATCCAGTTTCTCTTTTAGCAAAAGTTGTTTCCCTGATTTATGTACAG GTTCACCATAAGGCTCTTCAAGCACCTGGAAGGGCCATCGCTGTGGCTGTTTCACGGCTGAAG GATAAACTAGATGATTCAGCCCACAAGATCTTGACAGATTATCAAACTGCAACAGTGACCCTCTTGGCACTAATATCTGCTGCAAGTGGAGAT GGAGAAGATTGTACATCTGATAGAATTTTGAACAAAAGGgagctgctagaaaatcaaatgacTGCACTCAAAGGCCTCGTTTTAGGCACCTCAAAATCTTGA
- the LOC18772529 gene encoding ankyrin repeat-containing protein At5g02620: MEAEAPAEQPQAAPPSLPRKKMTKQLTGKRDDTPLHSAARSGNMGVVMDILENTEEAELKELLAKQNSSDETALYVAAEYGYVDLVREIIKYYDLADAGIKARNGFDAFHIAAKQGDMDVLNVLMEAHPELTMTVDLSNTTALHTAATQGHTEVVNFLLEAGSSLATIARSNGKTALHSAARNGHLVVVKALLEKEPGIATRVDKKGQTALHMAAKGQNLEMMEELIKADPSLINMADNKDNTALHIATRKGRAEIVKLLLEHSETDTKAVNKSAETALDTAEKTGNSDIKAFLQERGVQSAKEIKPQATNPARELKQTVSDIKHEVHHQLEHTRQTRRRVQGIAKRLHKMHTEGLNNAINSNTVVAVLIATVTFAAIYQIPGQYVDDPKDIPHGQSLGEANIAPKLAFMIFFIFDSIALFISLAVVVVQTSVVVIESKAKKQMMAIINKLMWLACVLVSVAFLALSFVVVGGQKWLAIGVTIIGTVIMAATLGTMCFWVVRHRIEAKNMRSIRRSSLGSRSRSLSLSAVISESELLNNDYKKMYAI; the protein is encoded by the exons ATGGAGGCAGAGGCACCAGCTGAGCAGCCGCAGGCAGCGCCGCCAAGCTTGCCACGGAAAAAGATGACGAAACAGTTAACGGGAAAGCGCGATGATACGCCTTTGCATTCTGCCGCAAGATCAGGAAATATGGGGGTGGTGATGGATATCCTTGAAAATACAGAAGAGGCTGAATTGAAGGAGTTATTGGCAAAGCAAAATTCATCTGATGAAACAGCCCTCTATGTTGCTGCAGAATATGGTTATGTTGATTTGGTCAGGGAGATTATCAAATACTATGATCTTGCTGATGCTGGAATCAAAGCAAGAAATGGGTTTGATGCATTCCACATTGCTGCCAAACAAGGGGATATGG ATGTATTGAATGTGCTTATGGAGGCTCATCCAGAATTGACTATGACTGTGGATCTATCAAACACCACAGCTTTGCACACGGCTGCCACCCAAGGGCATACAGAGGTGGTGAACTTTCTATTGGAAGCAGGAAGCAGCCTGGCAACCATTGCTAGAAGCAATGGCAAAACCGCGCTGCATTCTGCAGCAAGAAATGGTCATTTGGTGGTTGTGAAAGCGCTTCTGGAAAAGGAGCCTGGTATTGCAACACGCGTCGATAAGAAGGGGCAGACGGCACTTCACATGGCAGCAAAGGGGCAGAATCTTGAGATGATGGAGGAGTTGATTAAGGCAGATCCTTCGTTGATAAACATGGCTGATAATAAAGACAACACGGCATTGCATATAGCTACTCGAAAGGGCAGAGCTGAG ATTGTTAAGTTGCTACTTGAACACAGTGAAACCGACACAAAAGCTGTTAACAAGTCTGCAGAAACTGCCCTTGACACTGCCGAGAAAACTGGGAACTCGGACATTAAAGCTTTTCTCCAAGAGCGCGGTGTCCAGAGTGCTAAAGAAATCAAGCCACAGGCTACAAACCCAGCTCGAGAGCTGAAACAAACTGTGAGCGACATAAAGCACGAAGTCCACCACCAGCTAGAACACACTCGCCAAACCAGAAGACGCGTCCAGGGCATTGCGAAACGTCTTCACAAAATGCACACAGAAGGCCTTAACAATGCAATAAACTCCAACACTGTTGTTGCTGTCCTCATTGCCACGGTTACCTTTGCAGCCATTTACCAAATCCCTGGCCAATATGTGGATGACCCGAAAGACATTCCTCATGGGCAGTCGCTTGGGGAAGCCAACATTGCTCCCAAACTGGCCTTTAtgatcttcttcatctttgaTTCCATTGCCCTTTTCATTTCCCTGGCTGTTGTGGTGGTGCAAACTTCAGTGGTGGTGATTGAGAGCAAGGCCAAGAAGCAGATGATGGCAATCATTAACAAGCTCATGTGGTTGGCTTGTGTTCTGGTTTCTGTGGCATTTTTGGCACTCTCTTTTGTAGTGGTGGGTGGCCAGAAGTGGCTAGCAATTGGAGTTACAATTATAGGAACAGTCATCATGGCTGCGACTTTGGGCACTATGTGTTTCTGGGTAGTTAGGCATCGAATTGAGGCAAAAAACATGAGGAGCATTCGGAGATCATCGCTGGGCAGCAGATCGCGGTCGTTGTCGTTGTCTGCAGTGATTTCTGAATCTGAGCTCCTCAACAATGACTACAAGAAGATGTATGCAATTTGA
- the LOC18774522 gene encoding nudix hydrolase 9 yields the protein MQAAALQAPTSQVFRITEEFDRHWSALAIPMEKAETETSGERYKLLLSCPSGLLPSQVSVVFDGDYDRIPHPDINLENSVSEIWDQRVHKNPSLYNGTKFRYGKHIWHDGGGSNQEPHVCLHLGLTDYRNFVGTNLNHLWESFLVASEDDAIRCQHTSSPLGNGAIVETSDKKILVLQRSNNVGEFPGHFVFPGGHPEPQEVGLVSHHHEDLTDSKVINDKVSHEMFDSIVREVVEEIGVPSASLHEQVFIGISCRVLNVRPTAFFFMKCSLSSKEVQKLYATAQDSFESTQLFTVPMIDLDNMASKMPGCHEGGLALYKLMVEAVKNV from the exons ATGCAGGCTGCGGCGTTGCAAGCACCGACTTCTCAAGTTTTCAGAATCACAGAAGAATTTGATCGACATTGGTCTGCGCTCGCCATTCCAATGGAGAAGGCAGAGACTGAAACGAGCGGTGAGCGCTACAAGCTTCTGCTCTCTTGCCCCTCGGGTCTTTTGCCATCGCAG GTTTCTGTGGTTTTTGATGGAGATTATGATCGAATTCCCCATCCAGACATCAACTTGGAGAATTCTGTTTCTGAG ATATGGGATCAAAGGGTTCATAAAAATCCATCGTTGTACAATGGGACAAAGTTCAGG TATGGAAAACACATATGGCATGATGGAGGTGGATCTAACCAAGAGCCTCATGTGTGCCTCCACCTTGGTCTGACAGATTATag GAATTTTGTGGGAACAAACTTAAATCATTTATGGGAAAGCTTCCTGGTTGCTTCAGAAG ATGACGCTATACGTTGTCAACACACGTCAAGTCCATTGGGTAATGGTGCTATCGTGGAGACATCTGACAAGAAAATACTTGTGTTGCAAAGAAGTAACAATGTTGGGGAATTTCCTGGACATTTTGTTTTCCCAGGAGGCCATCCAGAG CCCCAAGAAGTTGGATTAGTATCCCATCATCATGAGGACTTGACAGACTCCAAAGTTATTAACGACAAGGTTTCTCATGAGATGTTTGACAGCATTGTCCGTGAGGTagttgaagaaattggagtaCCTTCAGCTTCCCTT CACGAGCAAGTATTCATTGGTATATCCTGCAGGGTGTTGAATGTGCGACCAACTGCATTTTTCTTCATGAAATGCAGTCTCAGCTCAAAGGAAGTTCAGAAGTTGTATGCTACTGCACAAGACAGCTTTGAGTCAACTCAGCTCTTTACAGTTCCAATG ATTGACCTAGATAATATGGCATCTAAAATGCCAGGCTGCCATGAAGGTGGATTGGCCTTATATAAGTTGATGGTTGAAGCCGTGAAGAATGTTTGA